A window of Variovorax paradoxus genomic DNA:
GCTGCAAAACGCGATCAACTTGGCGTGCATGGCCTTCGCATATCGCCGGATCGCATAGCGCCAGCGGATAGCGCAGCACTTCTTCCAACGGAACGTGCTTGTGGGCCAGCACAGGATGGCGAGCTGGGACCGCCACCATCAGCTCGTCTTCCCACGCAGGCCTGACCACAATGCCGTCGCCCACCTCTTCGGCCATCGAAAAGCCGACGTCATACAGGTCATCGTGCAGACCCTTGATCTGTTGGTCCAACGGCATCTCAAATAACCGAATGTCAATCTCTGGATCTTCCTCTCGGCACCGTGCCAGCAGCGTCGGCATTCGCGAGGGCGTGATGCCATCGGACAAAGCGATGCGCAACTGTCCCTGAAACCCACTGGCGGCGGACTTGACGCCGTCACACGCCTGTTTCAGAGCTTCGAAGATTCGCGGCACCCGCTCCAGGAATGCCATTCCGGCAAAGGTCAGGCGGGTGCTTCGCGTGGTTCGCGTGAACAGTTGCGCCCCGAGCTCTTCCTCTATCTCCTTGATGGTGCGCGACAAAGGGGACTGATCGATGTGCAGCTTTTCCGCTGCGCGGCCAAAGTGAAGTTCTTCGGCCACCGCTATAAAGCAACGCAAATGCCGAAGCTCCATGGTGTATCTCATCCAAGTTAAAAGGCCTTGACGAGTTCCGGCACAGCCGCGAACAGGTCCGCCTCCAGCCCGTAGTCGGCCACGCTGAAGATCGGCGCCTCCGGGTCCTTGTTGATCGCCACGATCACCTTGGAGTCCTTCATGCCCGCCAGGTGCTGGATCGCCCCCGAGATGCCCGCCGCCACGTACAGCTGCGGCGCCACGATCTTGCCGGTCTGGCCCACCTGCAGGTCATTGGGCGCGTAGCCCGCATCCACCGCCGCGCGGCTCGCGCCGATGGCCGCGCCCAGCTTGTCGGCCAGCGGGGTGATGACTTCGTCGAATTTTTCCTTGCTGCCCAGCGCACGGCCGCCGGAGACGATGATCTTGGCCGCCGTCAGTTCGGGCCGGTCGCTCTTGGCGATTTCGCTGCCCACGTAGCTGCTCTTGCCGGTGTCTGCCGCTGCGGTTGCCGTTTCCACTGCTGCGTTGCCTCCGGTCGCCGCTGTGGCGTCGAAGCCGGTGGTGCGCACGGTGATGACTTTGGTGGCGTCGCTGCTTTGCACGGTGGCGATGGCATTGCCGGCGTAGATGGGGCGTTCGAAGGTGTCGGCGCTCACCACCTTGGTGATGTCGCTGATCTGGGCGACGTCGAGCTTGGCGGCCACGCGGGGGGCCACGTTCTTGCCGCCGGCCGTGGCCGGGAACAGGATGTGGCTATAGTTGCCGGCGATGGCCAGCACCTGGGCGGCCACGTTCTCGGCCAGGCCGTGGGCCAAGCCTGCGGCGTCGGCGTGGATGACCTTGGCGACACCGGCGATCTGGGCGGCGGCTTGTGCGGCAGCGCCGGCATTGTGGCCGGCCACCAGCACGTGCACGTCGCCACCGCAAGCGGCTGCAGCCGTCACGGTGTTCAGGGTTGCGCCCTTGATGGATGCGTTGTCGTGTTCAGCAATAACGAGTACCGACATTTAGATCACCTTCGCTTCGTTCTTGAGTTTTTCGACCAGGGCGGCCACGTCAGCCACCTTCACGCCGGCGCCGCGCTTGGCGGGTTCGGTCACCTTCAGGGTCTTCAGGCGCGGGGCGACTTGAACGCCGAGGTCTTCGGGCTTGATGGTGTCCAGCGGCTTTTTCTTGGCCTTCATGATGTTGGGCAAGGTGACGTAGCGCGGTTCGTTCAGACGCAGGTCGGCGGTGATGACCGCGGGCAGCGTGAGGCTAAGGGTTTCCAGGCCGCCGTCCACTTCGCGGGTCACGGCTGCCTTGTCGCTGGCGAGCTCGACCTTGGAGGCGAAGGTGGCTTGCGGCAGACCGGCCAGCGCCGCCAGCATCTGGCCGGTCTGGTTGCAGTCGTCGTCGATGGCCTGCTTGCCCAGGATCACGAGGCCGGGCTGTTCCTTGTCGATCAGGGCCTTAAGCAGCTTAGCCACGGCCAGCGGCTGCAGTTCTTCATTGGTCTCGACTAGGATGCCGCGGTCGGCACCGATGGCCATGGCGGTGCGCAGCGTCTCCTGGCATTGAGACACGCCGCACGAGACGGCGACGATCTCCGTTGCCGCGCCTTTCTCCCTGAGCCGCACAGCCTCTTCGACGGCAATCTCGTCGAAGGGGTTCATGCTCATCTTGACATTGGCGATGTCCACGCCGCTGCCATCGCTCTTGACGCGGACCTTGACGTTGTAGTCAACCACCCGCTTGACGGGAACCAGGATTTTCATGGGAGGGTTTCCTTTCAGGATCATTCAGAGTTGATCGTCCGCCAGGGCCAGCGTGCTGGCGGCGCCGCCCGTGACGATGTCGCGCAGCATCGGCGCCTGCACCAGGACATGCGCCGCGTAATGGCTGGCTGTGGCGCGCTTGGTACCGAGAAAGCCCGCATCGCCCGCGCCCGCCGCGAGTTGCGCGGTAGCGGCTTCGGCCATGCGCGCCGACAGCCAGCCGCCGATCACGGTGCCCGCCAGCCGCAGGAAGGGCACGGCGCCCGCCGCGCACTGCGCGGGTTGACCGTCGTGGGCCAGCAGCCAGTCGACCGCTTCGTCCAGCGCCTGGGCAGCGGCTGCCAACGCGCGGCCGATCTGCGCCAGCACTGCATCGGGCGATTCGACCAACCGGCGCGCATCGCCGTCGATGCGGCCCAGCAGCGCCTTCAGCGTGCGCCCGCCCTCGCGTGCCAGCTTGCGGCCGATCAGGTCGTTGGCCTGGATGCCCGTGGTGCCTTCGTAGATGGTCGTGATGCGCGCGTCGCGCATGTGCTGGGAGGCGCCGGTTTCCTCGACGTAGCCCATGCCGCCATGCACCTGCACGCCGTCGGACGTGATGCCCTGCGCGCTGTCGGTACACCAGCCTTTGACCACCGGTATCAGCAGGCCGACCAGGGCCTGCGCCTGCGCGCGCTCCTGCGCATCGGCGTGGCCCGCGGCGCGGTCCATCTGACCGGCGCAGAAGTAGGCCAGCGCGCGCATGGCCTCGGTGCGGGCCTTCATGTCCATCAGCATGCGCCGCACGTCCGGGTGGCCTGCGATGGCGGTGCTGCCGCTGATCAGCGGCTTGCCCTGCACCCGCTCCAGCGCATAGGCGCGTGCGCGCTGGTAGGCGCGCTCGGAAATGCCCACGCCTTCCAGGCCAACGTTCAGCCGCGCGTGGTTCATCATGGTGAACATGCAGGCCAGCCCCTGGTGCGGCTCGCCGACCAGGTAGCCGATAGCGCCGCCGCTGTCGCCAAAACTCATCGACGCCGTGGGGCTGCCGTGGATGCCCATCTTGTGCTCAATCGACGTGCAGGCCAAGTCGTTGCGTTCGCCCAGGGTGCCATCGTCGTTGACCAGGTACTTCGGGCACAGGAACAGCGAGATGCCTTTCACCCCCGGTGGCGCATCGGGTAGGCGCGCCAGCACCAGGTGCACGATGTTCTCGGCCATGTCGTGCTCGCCCCAGGTGATGAAGATCTTGTTGCCGCTGACGTGGTAGTGGTCGCCCTCGTGTACGGCACGGCTGCGCAGCGCGGCCAGGTCAGAGCCGGCCTGGGGCTCGGTGAGGTTCATGGTGCCCGTCCAGCGGCCCTCGACCATGGGTGCCAGGAAGCGGCGCTGGAGTGCGTCGCTGCCATGGTGCGCAATGGCCTCCACCGCGCCCAGCGTGAGCATCTGGCACAGGCTGAACGCGAGGTTGGACGACTTCCACATCTCCAGCACGGCGGTGGAGACCAGCGTGGGCAGGCCCTGGCCGCCCCATTCGGTGGCAGCGGGCATGCCGTTCCAGCCGTTCTCGCAGAAGCTGGCCCAGGCTTCGCGAAAGCCGTCGGCGGGCGTGACCCGACCATCGTGCCAGCGCGCGCCCTGCACGTCGCCGGGGCGGTTGAGCGGATCCAGCACGCCAGCGGCGTAATTAGCCGCCTCCTGCAGGATGGCCTCGACCAGGTCGGGCGTGGTTTCTTCATGGTCGGGCTGGGCGCAGATCGCGTCCAGGCCGCCGACCTCTTTCATGGCGAACAGCATTTCGCGCAGGGGGGCTATGTAGACAGACACAGCGAATTTCCTTGATGGCTACGATCAGGCGTTTTGCGGCGTCTGTTGCGACGGGCGCAACTCGCGTGCAGCCTCTTGCGGGCCCACCGACGCCGGGCCGCCATGCCTGATGAACGCCAGGGCGATCGAGCCGATGATTCCGAAAGCCCCGATCACCAGGAAGTTCTGCTCCAGCGGCAGCTCAAGCGCAACGATCTGGCCGATTAGCAGCGGCGCCGCGATCGCGCCCAGGCGCCCCACGCCGGAGGCCATGCCGATGCCGGTCGAGCGGATGGACATCGGGTAAAACTGCCCGCAGTAGGCATAGGCCACCAATTGCGCGCCGGTGGTGCAGGCGCCGACCGCGCCGATGATCAGATAACGCAGCTCGGTCGAGGTCTGGAACGTCATCAGGTACAGCAGCACGCCGCCCAGCGCATACATCCCCACCAGCACCCACTTGATGTTGAACTTGTCGGCGAGCCACCCGCCTCCCACGGCACCGATGATGGCGCCAACGTTCAGCGCGATCACGAAGCTGAGGGCAGACCCCAGGCTGTAGCCAGCCATAGCCATCAGCTTGGTCAGCCAGCTGCTGAGCGCATAGACCATGAACAGGCCCGAGAAGAAGGCGATCCAGAACAGCACCGTGCTCGGGCCTCGCCCGTCCTGGAACAGCCGGGAGACCGGCGCACCCGCCACGCGGTCGGCGGTGGGCACGACGAACTGGGCGTCCGCCGGGTGCTTGACTCCCGGCTGGAGATTACGGGCCACTTCGGCCAGTTCGCCGTTGCGGCTGCGCGAGATCAGGTAGGTCATTGATTCCGGCACCAGCTTCAAGATGAACGGAATCAGCAGGACCGGCACACCCGCTGCGATGAAAACGACCTGCCAGCCGTACTCGCCGATCAGCTGCTTGCCGAGCACCGCGGCCAGGATGCCGCCCAGTGCGTAGCCCGAAGTCATCAGCGCCGTCATCAGGCTGCGGATCTTCTTGGGCGAGTACTCGACCATCTGTGCCACGATGACCGGCAGCACACCGCCAATCCCCAGGCCCGCGATGAAGCGCACCACGCTGAAGCTGATGGGATCCTTGGTGAATCCGGCGGCCGCGGTGAACACGCTGAACAGCATGACGCCAATGGAGAGGGCCCAGCGCCGACCAATCCGGTCGGACAGCGTGCCCAGAACCATGGCGCCGAACATCATGCCGAACAGGGCCGAACTGGCCATGAAACCGGCAGTCGATGCGTTCACGCCCATCTGCTGCATGATGGACGGCAGGGCGATGCCCACCACGGCGATGTCATAGCCGTCGATGATGAGAATCAACAGGCACCACAGAAGCACCTTGGCATGAAAGCGGTTGAAGCGAGCGTCGTCGGCGAGCTTCTGCATGTCGATTTGGCACACGTGTTTGTCTCCTTTGAGTTAGGCTCTGGATCGTGGGGCGGCGGTCATCGCCGCTCCGCTACATGTCGTCCAGCGCACACAAGGAATCCTAGGTGCCGGTGCTGCGAGCCGCGATGACGAAGCGCCCCGATCGAATGACAAACGGCCCCTTTCTGAGAGCACTGTTCAAGTGCGCCAAGAGGTCAGGCGTCAAGCTGAATATGGTCGCCGCGTGCGGCTGATATTCCAGCACGAAGGGCGCTTCTGCCTGCTGGGAACACCCCGGCAGTGTTGGGTGCCCAGGGGCTCACGCCCCATCGTCGGCGCACGCCTCAACGCCAGACCCTGTACGCCTTCGCCGCCGTCAGCACGCACGATGGCGTGATTGACTCTCTGGTGCTGCCCTGGGCCAACGCTGAGACGATGCAGGTGTTCCTGGCCGAGATGGCGCGACGCCATGCCGTCGAGTTCATCATGATGGTCATGGATCAGGCGGGTTGGCACATCGCGGGTCACTTGGATGTGCCACAGAATATGCGCCTAGAGTTTCTGCCAGCCTTGAGCTGAACCCGGTCGAGCATCTGTGGAAGGTGCCGTGCCAGGATTGGTTTGCCAACACGGTGTTCAAAGAACTGGAGGCCGTACACGACGCGCTGGTGCAAGGACTCATTGCTCTCGAAACACATCAGCAAAGAACCCAGTCAATGACAGGCTTGATTGGGTTACTTCTATATCCTTGAGGGCAAATTAGTGCATCAGGCGAGCCGATAGCGCATTGCGCCGTCTTCGTCTTCTGCAGACACGATTTCCCCACGCTGGTCGAGATAGTTTAGGTGGGCGAGCGTCTCTCCGGTCGCGAGGTTGAGGTGCATTTGCTCCGCAACAATGGACGAACGGTACAGGGCGCGAACCAGGTCGATGACCCTCAGAGGCTGCGCAAGTTGTTGCCTGACGCGGTCGGTGCCTCTGACGGTGCTCGCACGCAGTTGCTCCAACCGTAGGTGCAGGCCATGGAAAGGTTCGTTGTGGGCAGGCAGAATCAGGGCGCTCCCAGGTACGCGTTGCATCAACCGGTCGATGGAATCGAGCCAACCCTGCAGAGGATTCGCATGCGGCTCGGTGGCGTACACGGAGGTATTGGAACTGATCCTGGGAAGAACCTGATCCCCCGATATCAGCAAATCCAGTTCGCGCGAGTAGAAGCACGCGTGCTCGGGGGAATGTCCTGTGCCGACGATGACTTCCCATTCCTGGTCCCCGATCCGCAACATCTGGCCATCCGTGAGCCGCA
This region includes:
- a CDS encoding LysR family transcriptional regulator, encoding MELRHLRCFIAVAEELHFGRAAEKLHIDQSPLSRTIKEIEEELGAQLFTRTTRSTRLTFAGMAFLERVPRIFEALKQACDGVKSAASGFQGQLRIALSDGITPSRMPTLLARCREEDPEIDIRLFEMPLDQQIKGLHDDLYDVGFSMAEEVGDGIVVRPAWEDELMVAVPARHPVLAHKHVPLEEVLRYPLALCDPAICEGHARQVDRVLQRYEQQPLIAQRVASYEVMMTLVSAGLALGLAGAAHIASGRGPGVVARRLAGKSQMLATYLLHRDVEPSEMLARFIARVDSIDSADGSSAAEDS
- a CDS encoding electron transfer flavoprotein subunit alpha/FixB family protein; the protein is MSVLVIAEHDNASIKGATLNTVTAAAACGGDVHVLVAGHNAGAAAQAAAQIAGVAKVIHADAAGLAHGLAENVAAQVLAIAGNYSHILFPATAGGKNVAPRVAAKLDVAQISDITKVVSADTFERPIYAGNAIATVQSSDATKVITVRTTGFDATAATGGNAAVETATAAADTGKSSYVGSEIAKSDRPELTAAKIIVSGGRALGSKEKFDEVITPLADKLGAAIGASRAAVDAGYAPNDLQVGQTGKIVAPQLYVAAGISGAIQHLAGMKDSKVIVAINKDPEAPIFSVADYGLEADLFAAVPELVKAF
- a CDS encoding electron transfer flavoprotein subunit beta/FixA family protein — protein: MKILVPVKRVVDYNVKVRVKSDGSGVDIANVKMSMNPFDEIAVEEAVRLREKGAATEIVAVSCGVSQCQETLRTAMAIGADRGILVETNEELQPLAVAKLLKALIDKEQPGLVILGKQAIDDDCNQTGQMLAALAGLPQATFASKVELASDKAAVTREVDGGLETLSLTLPAVITADLRLNEPRYVTLPNIMKAKKKPLDTIKPEDLGVQVAPRLKTLKVTEPAKRGAGVKVADVAALVEKLKNEAKVI
- a CDS encoding acyl-CoA dehydrogenase; translation: MSVYIAPLREMLFAMKEVGGLDAICAQPDHEETTPDLVEAILQEAANYAAGVLDPLNRPGDVQGARWHDGRVTPADGFREAWASFCENGWNGMPAATEWGGQGLPTLVSTAVLEMWKSSNLAFSLCQMLTLGAVEAIAHHGSDALQRRFLAPMVEGRWTGTMNLTEPQAGSDLAALRSRAVHEGDHYHVSGNKIFITWGEHDMAENIVHLVLARLPDAPPGVKGISLFLCPKYLVNDDGTLGERNDLACTSIEHKMGIHGSPTASMSFGDSGGAIGYLVGEPHQGLACMFTMMNHARLNVGLEGVGISERAYQRARAYALERVQGKPLISGSTAIAGHPDVRRMLMDMKARTEAMRALAYFCAGQMDRAAGHADAQERAQAQALVGLLIPVVKGWCTDSAQGITSDGVQVHGGMGYVEETGASQHMRDARITTIYEGTTGIQANDLIGRKLAREGGRTLKALLGRIDGDARRLVESPDAVLAQIGRALAAAAQALDEAVDWLLAHDGQPAQCAAGAVPFLRLAGTVIGGWLSARMAEAATAQLAAGAGDAGFLGTKRATASHYAAHVLVQAPMLRDIVTGGAASTLALADDQL
- a CDS encoding MFS transporter, with product MCQIDMQKLADDARFNRFHAKVLLWCLLILIIDGYDIAVVGIALPSIMQQMGVNASTAGFMASSALFGMMFGAMVLGTLSDRIGRRWALSIGVMLFSVFTAAAGFTKDPISFSVVRFIAGLGIGGVLPVIVAQMVEYSPKKIRSLMTALMTSGYALGGILAAVLGKQLIGEYGWQVVFIAAGVPVLLIPFILKLVPESMTYLISRSRNGELAEVARNLQPGVKHPADAQFVVPTADRVAGAPVSRLFQDGRGPSTVLFWIAFFSGLFMVYALSSWLTKLMAMAGYSLGSALSFVIALNVGAIIGAVGGGWLADKFNIKWVLVGMYALGGVLLYLMTFQTSTELRYLIIGAVGACTTGAQLVAYAYCGQFYPMSIRSTGIGMASGVGRLGAIAAPLLIGQIVALELPLEQNFLVIGAFGIIGSIALAFIRHGGPASVGPQEAARELRPSQQTPQNA
- a CDS encoding transposase, whose product is MLGAQGLTPHRRRTPQRQTLYAFAAVSTHDGVIDSLVLPWANAETMQVFLAEMARRHAVEFIMMVMDQAGWHIAGHLDVPQNMRLEFLPALS
- a CDS encoding MBL fold metallo-hydrolase, producing the protein MTDAAPALSYPFSDLPLPGQATEIKPGVLWLRMPLPFSLDHINLWALSDGPGWAVVDTGIRSVDVRNAWLALLAPQGPLAGRPISRVIATHMHPDHVGMAGWLTRRFECALWMTRDEYLSCRVMLADTGREAPVDGVRFYRRAGWSDTEVDEYRTRFGDFGKMIHPLPDSFVRLTDGQMLRIGDQEWEVIVGTGHSPEHACFYSRELDLLISGDQVLPRISSNTSVYATEPHANPLQGWLDSIDRLMQRVPGSALILPAHNEPFHGLHLRLEQLRASTVRGTDRVRQQLAQPLRVIDLVRALYRSSIVAEQMHLNLATGETLAHLNYLDQRGEIVSAEDEDGAMRYRLA